Proteins found in one bacterium genomic segment:
- a CDS encoding DUF5107 domain-containing protein encodes MQAQTITMTTLREERLSLPCANLGTENPLPFFRLPADDISMSVDVSVDEEDRRRLGWRCGHRVLPYRLQDGFDRQLEDRDIQVLILENEHLCAMVAPGLGGRLLSLFDKEAQRELLDRNPVFQPANLALRNAWFSGGIEFNVGQFGHHYLTCSPLFAARITGSTGEPALRVYEWDRVKCFPYQIDFHLPPGSRFLFTHVRIVNPHDHEIPMYWWTNMALPENEKTRVLCPADTILDTDLDAPLVARSGAPWKAEGHDLTYGCKMPRPRECFFRIPTAQRPWEAVVEADGRGFVHVSTPQLMGRKVFYWGRGPDGKHWQEFLSVPGRAYLEIQAGLARTQMEHVPMPAGETYEWTEAFGSISVDAELAHSQDWAEATGCVEVDLVARLPKRVIHSLDACFCQLAKQSGSNLLARGSGWGALERRRLAALHLADNIPVEFDFGETGEEQRPWVELLEEGYFPLSKEPGHLMTQPEWQFLLKRSIMEGRSDHWLAWWHLGNMCMENRDYVGARQAWESSLDRQVTGWALRNLAIATARTSSPRLSASFRMKPEPPSTDAAMLLLRAWEVGPRIAPLAIEAARMLLVTKQHERLSTFLASLPELIRQHERIVLLAASSALEMGRLSEVEPVFHRHYVSIREGETTLTELWYGYYERKLAAGKPVEEALRNYVRKEFPLPVHLAFRLI; translated from the coding sequence ATGCAGGCCCAGACCATTACCATGACGACGCTTCGGGAAGAAAGGCTATCGCTACCGTGTGCTAATTTGGGTACGGAAAATCCTTTGCCTTTCTTCCGGTTGCCCGCTGATGATATCTCCATGTCTGTGGATGTCTCGGTGGATGAGGAGGATCGGCGACGGCTTGGATGGCGTTGTGGGCATCGTGTTCTGCCTTATCGTCTGCAAGACGGATTTGATCGTCAGCTTGAGGATCGCGATATTCAGGTGCTAATATTGGAAAATGAACATTTATGTGCAATGGTCGCGCCCGGGCTTGGCGGGCGCCTGTTATCCCTTTTCGACAAGGAGGCCCAACGCGAACTACTTGATCGTAATCCCGTTTTTCAGCCTGCTAACCTGGCATTACGCAACGCCTGGTTCAGCGGCGGAATTGAATTTAATGTCGGTCAATTCGGCCATCATTATCTGACCTGTTCACCATTATTTGCCGCCCGTATTACCGGCTCCACGGGCGAACCGGCATTGAGGGTTTATGAATGGGATCGCGTCAAATGTTTCCCCTACCAGATTGATTTTCATTTGCCGCCCGGATCACGCTTTTTGTTTACCCATGTCCGGATTGTTAATCCACATGACCATGAAATTCCAATGTACTGGTGGACCAATATGGCTTTGCCGGAAAATGAGAAAACCCGTGTGCTCTGTCCGGCTGACACGATTTTGGATACCGACTTGGATGCCCCCCTTGTGGCCCGGTCGGGTGCGCCATGGAAAGCAGAGGGACATGACTTGACCTATGGCTGCAAAATGCCTCGCCCACGTGAGTGCTTTTTCCGGATTCCGACGGCCCAGCGGCCTTGGGAGGCTGTGGTCGAGGCTGATGGACGGGGCTTCGTTCATGTTTCAACCCCGCAGTTGATGGGGCGTAAAGTTTTTTACTGGGGCAGGGGACCGGATGGGAAGCATTGGCAGGAATTTCTTTCTGTTCCTGGACGGGCCTATTTGGAGATCCAGGCGGGGCTTGCCCGCACTCAGATGGAACATGTACCGATGCCGGCGGGGGAGACATATGAGTGGACGGAAGCGTTCGGGAGCATTTCAGTGGATGCAGAACTGGCTCATTCCCAGGATTGGGCAGAAGCAACAGGGTGCGTTGAAGTTGATCTCGTTGCGCGGTTACCTAAACGGGTGATCCATTCCCTTGACGCATGTTTCTGTCAACTTGCCAAGCAAAGTGGATCGAATTTGCTCGCTCGCGGCTCCGGATGGGGTGCGCTCGAACGGCGTCGTCTAGCCGCTCTGCATTTGGCCGATAATATACCCGTTGAATTTGATTTCGGGGAAACGGGCGAGGAACAGCGGCCGTGGGTGGAATTATTGGAGGAAGGGTATTTCCCGCTTTCAAAAGAGCCGGGGCATCTTATGACTCAACCGGAGTGGCAGTTCTTGTTGAAACGTTCCATTATGGAAGGCCGTTCAGATCACTGGTTGGCGTGGTGGCACCTGGGTAATATGTGCATGGAGAACCGCGACTATGTGGGGGCGCGGCAAGCTTGGGAAAGTTCGCTTGATCGGCAGGTGACGGGATGGGCGCTTCGGAATCTGGCTATTGCTACTGCCCGTACGTCGTCTCCCCGGCTTTCCGCTTCTTTCAGGATGAAGCCGGAACCACCCTCTACTGATGCGGCGATGTTATTGCTTAGGGCATGGGAGGTTGGTCCCAGAATTGCGCCACTCGCCATCGAAGCGGCGAGAATGCTCCTTGTGACCAAGCAACATGAGCGCTTATCGACCTTTCTCGCTTCTCTTCCCGAGTTGATTCGCCAGCATGAGCGTATCGTTCTTCTTGCTGCATCCTCTGCTCTGGAAATGGGCCGTTTGAGCGAAGTCGAGCCGGTCTTTCATCGGCATTATGTCAGTATCCGCGAAGGGGAAACGACGCTTACGGAACTCTGGTACGGATACTATGAAAGAAAGCTGGCAGCAGGGAAGCCGGTCGAAGAGGCCTTGCGAAACTATGTTCGTAAAGAGTTTCCTCTACCAGTGCATCTTGCATTTCGCCTAATATGA
- a CDS encoding PIG-L family deacetylase: protein MSFNLMSFLMEKRPCSIAVLPWPAHLRLLVLAPHPDDFDAIGVTLRFLMQKGNTLDVVVSRTGSGVEDEYRPGLNLEGKADLRECEQRASLRFFGLPESCMEFLSFDNDMGDQLIDNPANLAKIEKVLQEKSPDLVFLPHGNDTNSGHQAMHSLFKQAAPRCGRPFVAFLNRDAKTVAMRTDVYLPFGPDQARWKGELLRFHDSQQQRNLRTRGSGFDDRVMQLNARTAGELHISELYSEAFEMECYTMPAEKL, encoded by the coding sequence ATGTCATTTAACTTGATGTCATTTTTGATGGAGAAACGGCCCTGTTCCATTGCTGTTCTACCCTGGCCTGCCCACCTGCGGCTCCTGGTTTTAGCGCCTCACCCTGATGATTTCGACGCCATCGGCGTCACCCTGCGATTCCTGATGCAGAAGGGGAACACTCTGGATGTTGTTGTGTCTAGAACCGGGAGTGGGGTCGAGGATGAGTATCGACCTGGTTTGAATCTTGAGGGGAAGGCAGATCTGAGAGAGTGCGAGCAGCGGGCAAGTTTGCGTTTTTTTGGATTGCCGGAGTCCTGCATGGAGTTCCTGTCGTTCGATAATGATATGGGGGATCAATTAATTGATAATCCTGCCAACCTTGCCAAAATCGAAAAGGTGCTTCAGGAAAAATCACCCGACCTTGTTTTCCTCCCTCACGGCAATGATACTAACAGTGGGCATCAGGCCATGCATTCCCTTTTCAAACAGGCCGCACCACGGTGTGGGCGTCCTTTCGTCGCATTTCTCAATCGCGATGCCAAAACGGTAGCTATGCGAACCGATGTCTATTTGCCATTTGGCCCGGATCAAGCTCGGTGGAAGGGCGAACTGTTGCGATTCCATGACTCTCAGCAACAGCGTAATCTTCGCACACGTGGATCCGGTTTCGATGATCGTGTCATGCAACTCAATGCCCGAACGGCTGGTGAGTTGCACATTAGTGAGCTATATTCTGAAGCCTTTGAGATGGAGTGTTACACTATGCCTGCGGAGAAATTATAA
- a CDS encoding carbon-nitrogen hydrolase family protein, with amino-acid sequence MPTILSRAHPLEKTRNLEHAGRWLQRAGEAKSDLVLLPEGFATKGLKQTFIGTCASYRQICEALPGGEIAEFVATYARRYSMNVVAPIFERDGAHLYNTAAIFDRRGVLVGKYRKTHLPPPGEASIFTAGNETSVFELDFGRVAVAICYDLNFPELARTYALKGAELLCWPTMWGNTADYQLAFMRGQALANTIFFAGANFCMPVKAGHPGQSAIIAPDGCILANTGNRPGIATAVIDLNHPRLKERRVLIKGRRPSLYRKLVKAL; translated from the coding sequence TTGCCGACAATTCTCAGTCGGGCTCATCCGCTTGAGAAAACGCGCAATCTGGAACATGCCGGGCGATGGCTTCAACGGGCGGGTGAGGCCAAATCCGATCTGGTACTACTTCCTGAAGGTTTTGCAACAAAAGGCCTGAAACAGACGTTTATCGGTACATGTGCTTCCTACAGGCAAATCTGTGAGGCCTTGCCGGGCGGGGAGATCGCTGAATTTGTTGCGACCTATGCCCGGCGGTATTCCATGAATGTTGTCGCGCCCATTTTTGAACGTGATGGGGCTCATCTGTATAATACGGCGGCAATCTTCGACCGCCGGGGCGTTCTGGTGGGAAAATATCGCAAAACACACTTGCCGCCGCCCGGGGAAGCCTCCATTTTTACGGCCGGAAATGAGACGTCTGTTTTTGAATTGGATTTCGGGCGGGTCGCTGTGGCTATCTGCTATGATCTCAATTTTCCCGAATTGGCGCGAACCTATGCGCTCAAGGGGGCGGAGTTATTGTGCTGGCCAACCATGTGGGGGAATACGGCCGACTACCAGCTTGCCTTTATGCGAGGACAGGCATTGGCTAATACCATATTTTTTGCGGGGGCTAATTTCTGCATGCCGGTCAAGGCCGGTCATCCGGGGCAAAGTGCCATTATCGCGCCCGATGGCTGCATTCTGGCCAACACCGGTAATCGCCCGGGCATTGCCACTGCGGTGATTGATTTAAATCACCCTCGACTCAAGGAACGGCGTGTGTTGATCAAGGGGCGCCGCCCATCACTATACAGGAAATTGGTGAAAGCCCTGTAA
- a CDS encoding MFS transporter, whose product MDATPNYRVGNLVYTKRGLLSLFLWLIWFDFCFQLMEMVIPPVLQFRLKNDLKADAFLFTLFMSILPAIINFILAPIISIKSDRHRGPRGRRIPFLLYGAPVACISLVFLAFGNEIAAWIQNMFLPGHSVDSVTVWTFGSLFLVFTVSNVFLGTTFYFLFNDVVPESHFIKFTAYMRAAYTLAQMVFSWFIYGYLTYWGPLNINLRFFEFHATNFWYPKLILIGTAIFYMVAATLALLNIKEPEYPPPPPLGEGEGFWARTGNTMRTLFMECFSHRFYVIYFITCVAMWMSFQMGIFMNPMRKDVGMDLMLLGKIGAGTGFIGLILALLTAKYGSRYRPLPLMIFALSLQVATSLIAWLFLMPGRSPMFYMGVEVGRSLLNLPVLVLFSVADSALPMSLLPRDRYGQFCAAQSMLRMILGQFIGGLLAGWLMRTLENHFGSYALRFAFVWSTLFQALALGCYLVLYREWQRLGGKESFRPPPVGQSFDNSDQSNNKAHVEAT is encoded by the coding sequence ATGGATGCCACTCCTAACTACCGTGTTGGCAACCTTGTCTATACGAAACGGGGGCTATTATCGCTATTCTTATGGCTGATTTGGTTTGATTTCTGTTTTCAGCTGATGGAGATGGTCATTCCTCCTGTTTTGCAGTTCCGTCTTAAGAACGATCTCAAGGCGGATGCTTTTCTCTTTACCCTTTTCATGTCCATTTTGCCGGCCATCATTAACTTCATTCTTGCTCCGATTATCAGTATCAAATCCGATCGGCACCGCGGGCCTCGTGGGCGTCGTATTCCGTTCTTGCTCTATGGAGCGCCGGTAGCCTGCATCAGCCTCGTTTTTTTGGCGTTTGGCAATGAAATCGCCGCGTGGATTCAGAATATGTTTCTGCCGGGCCACTCTGTGGATAGTGTCACCGTCTGGACGTTCGGCAGTTTGTTTTTGGTTTTCACGGTTTCCAATGTCTTTCTCGGTACGACTTTCTATTTTTTGTTCAACGATGTCGTGCCGGAGTCCCATTTCATCAAGTTCACCGCCTATATGCGCGCCGCTTATACACTGGCCCAGATGGTTTTTAGCTGGTTTATTTACGGGTATTTAACTTATTGGGGGCCTCTGAACATCAACCTGAGGTTTTTTGAATTCCACGCCACGAATTTCTGGTACCCCAAGCTTATTCTGATAGGAACGGCCATTTTTTATATGGTTGCGGCCACGCTCGCATTGCTGAATATCAAGGAGCCTGAATACCCGCCACCACCTCCCCTGGGGGAAGGCGAAGGGTTCTGGGCACGTACTGGCAACACCATGCGGACACTCTTTATGGAGTGCTTCAGTCATCGCTTTTATGTGATTTATTTCATCACCTGCGTGGCAATGTGGATGAGCTTTCAGATGGGTATCTTCATGAACCCCATGCGCAAAGATGTAGGGATGGATCTGATGTTGCTGGGTAAAATTGGTGCGGGAACCGGTTTCATAGGCCTTATTCTCGCCTTGTTGACGGCCAAATACGGTTCCCGGTATCGTCCTTTGCCGCTGATGATCTTTGCCTTGAGTCTGCAGGTGGCCACCTCGTTGATTGCCTGGTTGTTCCTCATGCCCGGGCGCAGTCCGATGTTTTATATGGGTGTTGAGGTCGGTCGCAGTTTGCTCAACCTGCCGGTGTTGGTGCTGTTCAGTGTGGCTGACAGTGCGTTACCCATGTCGCTTTTGCCGCGTGACCGCTATGGTCAGTTCTGTGCTGCGCAATCGATGTTGCGCATGATCCTGGGCCAGTTTATTGGCGGACTGCTGGCCGGCTGGCTGATGCGTACCCTGGAGAATCATTTCGGAAGTTATGCCCTGCGCTTCGCGTTTGTCTGGAGCACTCTGTTCCAGGCCTTGGCCCTGGGATGTTACCTTGTCCTTTACCGTGAGTGGCAGCGATTGGGGGGCAAGGAGAGTTTTCGGCCACCACCTGTTGGTCAATCATTTGATAACTCTGATCAATCTAACAACAAGGCTCATGTTGAAGCCACTTGA